A genome region from Salvia splendens isolate huo1 chromosome 19, SspV2, whole genome shotgun sequence includes the following:
- the LOC121780148 gene encoding uncharacterized protein LOC121780148 translates to MEDKKTKASVSHVVLTIDASDAENMPKMLCHNDLKFAQLESFRIELILTFFHWGFERGKVDELPLYLLRNIGMRERSTQPDSNGSTLQIEQEAFQSCNVTERPLTINENNYSFPNTIRCTVCTLLLKLPNSLSSLPKNLDLLYFSSLLQRTRPLEEKTPIPPDFKGAESVYSPSVLKPWPYEFYCRWGRWILPKDCILIGGRPLDGKVLWCFESDRVVGCVFSENDHVGLIKVGIFMGGEDDSEIIKPSYESRILTFLWGMGEDGRDKLGVVFKACFRVSSLGKAFGFWCNEEDRSVYIVCQKLASSSFIDCVFNRRKDEEERLIADEIRFWGVVGVEICEILMRLHLEGLTVGYLSLNCLGFDDFGRVCVDLSEVLKSGRRVSKNVEFGFKDMFLEHNAVFLSPEVLLQLFVKAGFELDSRNVSKVGPVSDVWSLASLLVCVLVGSSFEEEMESFLHSVVNAVKDEKGCDYDGLYLAWMGKVSALLKSRLGSDFASLLDVLCRCLGLEPGHRPLATELWKCLRGLVVKPQCDIGFTLKNENKNQE, encoded by the exons TATATTAACTTTCTTTCACTGG GGATTCGAGAGAGGCAAAGTTGATGAGTTGCCTTTGTACTTATTGCGAAACATAGGGATGCGAGAGAGATCAACTCAGCCGGATAGCAATGGCTCCACATTACAAATTGAGCAAGAAGCATTTCAGTCATGTAATGTAACTGAGAG ACCTCttacaataaatgaaaataattactCATTTCCTAACACCATCCGCTGCACCGTCTGCACCCTCCTCCTCAAATTGCCCAATTCCCTCTCTTCGCTCCCCAAGAATCTCGACCTCCTCTACTTCTCCTCCCTCCTCCAGCGCACCCGCCCCCTCGAGGAGAAGACACCAATTCCGCCGGATTTCAAAGGCGCAGAATCGGTTTATTCTCCATCTGTTTTGAAGCCGTGGCCTTACGAGTTCTATTGCAGATGGGGGAGATGGATACTCCCAAAAGACTGTATTTTGATTGGTGGGAGGCCTCTGGATGGAAAGGTTTTGTGGTGTTTTGAGAGTGATCGTGTGGTGGGGTGTGTTTTTAGCGAGAATGATCATGTGGGTCTGATTAAAGTTGGGATTTTTATGGGGGGTGAGGATGATTCTGAGATAATCAAGCCAAGCTATGAGTCGAGAATTCTGACTTTTTTGTGGGGGATGGGAGAAGATGGGAGGGATAAATTGGGGGTTGTTTTTAAAGCTTGTTTTAGAGTGAGTAGTTTGGGGAAGGCCTTTGGGTTTTGGTGTAATGAGGAGGATAGGAGCGTGTACATTGTTTGCCAGAAGCTTGCTTCGTCTAGCTTTATTGATTGTGTTTTCAATAGAAGGAAGGATGAAGAGGAGAGGCTCATTGCTGATGAAATTAGGTTTTGGGGAGTGGTTGGTGTAGAGATATGTGAGATTTTGATGCGCTTGCATTTAGAGGGGCTAACTGTTGGTTACCTGAGTTTGAATTGTCTCGGTTTCGATGATTTTGGTCGGGTGTGTGTAGACTTAAGCGAGGTTTTGAAAAGCGGTAGGAGAGTGAGCAAGAATGTGGAATTTGGTTTCAAAGATATGTTCTTGGAGCATAACGCTGTGTTTCTTAGTCCTGAGGTGTTGTTGCAGTTATTTGTGAAGGCGGGGTTTGAGTTGGATTCGCGAAATGTGTCTAAAGTCGGTCCTGTTTCAGATGTTTGGTCACTTGCGTCTTTACTGGTTTGCGTTCTTGTTGGAAGCTCTTTTGAGGAAGAAATGGAGTCTTTCTTGCATTCTGTGGTTAATGCTGTTAAAGACGAAAAGGGTTGTGATTATGATGGTTTGTACCTAGCCTGGATGGGGAAAGTTTCTGCGTTATTGAAGAGCAGACTGGGATCGGATTTTGCTTCGTTGCTGGATGTTTTGTGCAGATGTCTGGGGTTAGAACCTGGCCATCGGCCTCTTGCAACTGAGCTATGGAAATGCTTGAGGGGGCTGGTTGTTAAACCTCAGTGTGATATTGGATTCACCTTGAAAAATGAGAACAAGAATCAAGAATAG